Proteins from a genomic interval of Niabella soli DSM 19437:
- a CDS encoding SusC/RagA family TonB-linked outer membrane protein yields the protein MNKNFLLLFMLFFLCSGAFAQTKSINGTVLDETGQPLQGVTVSLVNSSVATQTDANGKFKIKVPDPGTPELRFSSTGYVSQTAIAVGNMTIGLIKDIIAGDEVVVIGYGTAKRKSLAGAISSIKGSELEKAPVVNVAEALTGRLPGVMVTTVDGAPGAEIVIRVRGGGSITQDNSPLYIVDGFIVDNLNDIAASDIESIDVLKDASATAIYGSRGANGVIIVTTKKPKAGRTTINYNNFFQSKYMPRELKVLSPYEFALMQYEYGMVRGTSSDEYKNFTKYFGEYDDLELYKYQAGTNWQQKLFGGAIRSSQHNISISGGSEKTKVSLGGTYNNDEGLMLNSGQKRLYFNFKLNHELYKNLKLDLSARFTNTVIDGAGTSGSSSVRISDGIQTRPINGLADQIVLDPISASDGEDDYDNFLRSMINPVDLAKQDYRQRASRDLSLGAALTYNPLKVLNLRSELAATLRTGRNLRYWGPLTGESRNIGNALPLGEISTANSDAYRWVNTANLNIIKNKKHELTALLGQELNFATGRSSTNKSTNFELGTSPDVLFANMALGTPYLVETRELRGENMLSFFTRANYTFMGKYILFATLRADGSSKFAPENRWGYFPSAAVAWRVIDEKFMKDVSFVNDLKLRLSYGQSGNNRITNDVWRFLFGPSQNRTYGVGNVSSPYYNFINTSLPNPKLQWETTVSRNAGLDFSLFNNKLSGTIDVYKNTIKGLIIDNAIPKDAGFSTQLINLGQTSNKGFEIGLNAPVITKKDFTLSASFNIGRNIPRIDKLDGNDTRFFASNWAGTDLKTQQDYLLKVGGTIGQIYGYVADGFYTTDDFESYDPATRQYKLKKGIPAATILGGTIGVRPGTMKLKDLDGDGQITADKDRQVIGNAIAKHSGGFGLNAQYKNFDLSTFFNWVYGNDIYNTGRIQYNMLYRTTLGNISDRMNSDNRYKYINDQGQLVSSLEDLAALNKNAKVWSPFSMGTASPVITTDAIEDGSFLRLTFVTVGYTLPRKLTSKVGISTLRFFGTVYNAFVFTSYTGYDPEVSTTRSSAYAALTPGVDYSAYPKSRTFTFGLNLNFK from the coding sequence ATGAATAAAAATTTCTTATTGCTTTTTATGCTTTTCTTTTTGTGCAGCGGAGCTTTTGCGCAGACGAAAAGTATTAATGGAACGGTGCTGGATGAAACCGGGCAGCCGCTTCAGGGAGTGACCGTTTCGCTGGTAAACTCTTCTGTTGCCACGCAAACGGACGCCAACGGTAAGTTCAAGATCAAGGTACCGGACCCGGGAACTCCCGAACTACGCTTTAGCTCTACAGGATACGTATCCCAAACGGCAATTGCTGTCGGGAACATGACAATCGGTCTCATTAAAGATATTATTGCCGGCGATGAGGTGGTTGTAATCGGTTACGGAACAGCAAAGCGAAAATCATTGGCAGGAGCGATCAGTTCAATTAAAGGCAGTGAATTGGAAAAAGCCCCTGTTGTAAATGTGGCTGAAGCGTTAACAGGGCGCCTGCCGGGCGTAATGGTGACAACCGTTGACGGCGCTCCAGGCGCTGAAATTGTAATCCGGGTACGGGGCGGTGGTTCCATTACACAGGATAATTCACCCCTTTATATTGTGGATGGATTTATTGTTGATAATCTGAATGATATTGCGGCTTCCGACATTGAATCGATTGATGTGTTAAAAGATGCTTCTGCCACGGCTATCTATGGTTCCAGGGGGGCTAATGGTGTTATTATTGTAACAACCAAAAAACCCAAGGCGGGCAGAACGACTATCAATTACAATAATTTTTTCCAGAGCAAGTATATGCCCAGGGAATTAAAAGTACTTTCTCCATATGAATTTGCCTTAATGCAATATGAATACGGGATGGTTAGGGGTACCAGCTCTGATGAGTATAAGAATTTTACGAAATATTTTGGGGAGTATGATGATCTGGAGCTTTATAAATACCAGGCCGGAACCAACTGGCAGCAAAAGTTGTTCGGTGGAGCGATCAGATCCTCTCAACATAATATTTCAATATCCGGCGGCTCAGAAAAAACAAAAGTAAGTTTGGGTGGAACCTATAATAATGATGAAGGGCTGATGTTGAATTCAGGTCAGAAAAGGCTTTATTTTAACTTTAAGCTGAACCATGAATTATATAAAAATCTGAAACTCGACCTGTCTGCCCGCTTCACCAATACCGTAATTGATGGCGCCGGTACCTCGGGTTCTTCCAGTGTGCGCATTTCGGATGGTATTCAAACAAGACCAATAAACGGTTTGGCGGATCAGATCGTGCTTGATCCGATATCGGCATCAGACGGCGAAGATGATTATGATAATTTCCTGAGGAGTATGATAAACCCGGTGGACCTTGCCAAGCAGGATTACCGGCAGCGCGCCAGCCGCGATTTGAGCCTTGGAGCGGCATTAACCTACAATCCGTTAAAGGTGCTGAACCTGCGCTCTGAACTGGCGGCTACGCTGCGCACCGGCAGAAACCTCCGGTACTGGGGGCCACTCACGGGTGAATCGCGCAATATTGGAAATGCACTGCCGTTGGGGGAAATCAGTACGGCCAATTCTGATGCATACCGCTGGGTAAATACGGCTAATTTAAATATTATCAAAAATAAAAAACATGAGTTAACGGCGCTTTTAGGCCAGGAGCTCAACTTTGCCACCGGCCGCAGTTCCACTAACAAGTCAACAAATTTTGAATTAGGCACCTCGCCGGATGTATTATTTGCCAATATGGCGCTTGGAACCCCCTACCTGGTAGAAACCCGGGAACTAAGGGGAGAGAATATGCTTTCGTTTTTTACCCGGGCTAACTATACCTTCATGGGTAAGTACATCTTATTCGCCACCTTAAGGGCCGATGGTTCCAGTAAGTTCGCTCCCGAGAACCGCTGGGGATATTTTCCTTCCGCTGCAGTGGCCTGGAGGGTGATCGATGAGAAATTTATGAAGGACGTGTCTTTTGTAAATGATCTGAAGTTGAGACTGAGCTACGGCCAGTCCGGTAATAACCGTATTACCAATGATGTTTGGCGTTTTTTATTCGGGCCCAGCCAAAACAGAACTTATGGAGTTGGAAATGTGTCTTCACCTTATTACAATTTCATCAATACCTCATTGCCTAATCCAAAACTGCAATGGGAAACCACCGTTTCAAGAAATGCGGGACTGGATTTTTCCCTTTTTAATAATAAACTGAGCGGAACGATTGATGTGTATAAAAACACCATAAAGGGATTGATCATTGATAATGCCATTCCGAAAGATGCCGGTTTTTCCACCCAGTTGATTAACCTGGGGCAAACTTCTAATAAAGGATTTGAAATCGGGTTAAATGCTCCGGTTATTACAAAGAAAGATTTTACCCTGAGCGCCTCCTTTAATATCGGGCGTAATATACCCCGGATCGATAAACTGGATGGTAACGATACCCGGTTCTTTGCCTCTAACTGGGCGGGAACGGATTTAAAAACACAACAGGATTATTTATTGAAAGTAGGAGGTACCATAGGCCAGATTTATGGTTATGTAGCAGATGGATTTTATACTACGGATGATTTTGAATCTTATGATCCGGCAACCAGACAGTATAAGTTAAAAAAAGGTATTCCGGCTGCAACCATTTTAGGCGGCACTATCGGCGTGCGCCCGGGTACCATGAAGCTAAAAGACCTGGATGGTGATGGACAAATTACAGCCGATAAAGACCGACAGGTGATCGGTAATGCCATTGCTAAACACTCCGGCGGCTTCGGATTAAATGCACAATACAAAAATTTTGATCTGAGCACCTTTTTCAATTGGGTATATGGAAATGATATTTACAACACCGGGCGCATCCAGTACAATATGTTGTATCGTACCACTTTGGGCAATATCTCTGACCGGATGAATTCTGACAACCGGTATAAATACATTAATGACCAGGGCCAACTGGTAAGCTCACTGGAGGACCTTGCGGCCCTGAACAAAAATGCAAAAGTATGGTCGCCATTTTCAATGGGCACGGCTTCCCCCGTTATTACAACCGATGCTATTGAAGATGGTTCTTTTCTGCGCCTGACTTTTGTAACGGTGGGTTATACCCTGCCCAGGAAGCTGACCTCCAAAGTGGGTATCTCCACGCTTCGCTTCTTTGGGACCGTTTACAATGCCTTTGTGTTTACCAGTTATACAGGTTACGATCCGGAAGTGTCTACAACCCGTAGCAGCGCATATGCTGCTTTAACACCCGGGGTCGACTATTCGGCCTATCCCAAGAGCAGGACCTTCACTTTCGGTTTAAATCTAAACTTTAAATAA
- the pelA gene encoding pectate lyase has product MKGKLFTFFCLLLAGSVYGQTVQIDPEPFGDNARHWYGIADKKNVINASPGKPAYKPTDVAAIADNILLFQKDNGGWPKNYDMFAILTDAQQKTVAAARHILNTTFDNGTGYTQIRALAIAYGATKEGKYKAGAAKGLQYILSAQYNNGGWPQYYPLENNYSRCITYNDGAMEGIMRLLKAINDNDPLYAFVEGNLRARLATAYEKGIDCILKTQIVDGGVLTGWCQQYNEVTLQPAWARKFEPPSICNGESVGLTLFLMSIDHPDQRVVHAVQNAVQWFEASKIYNTRVQTVRAETMNTPFRVSKTDRVVVVDSAAPPIWTRYYELKTHRPLFCNRDSKVVYSLAEVERERRDGYAWYTYGPQKALEQYPKWQRKWMPAEVKKK; this is encoded by the coding sequence ATGAAAGGAAAATTGTTTACATTTTTTTGTTTGCTGCTGGCGGGCAGCGTTTATGGTCAGACCGTACAAATCGATCCTGAGCCTTTTGGCGATAATGCGCGGCACTGGTACGGTATTGCCGATAAAAAGAACGTGATCAACGCCAGTCCGGGGAAACCGGCCTATAAGCCCACTGATGTAGCTGCTATTGCCGACAATATATTATTGTTTCAAAAGGATAATGGCGGCTGGCCCAAAAACTATGACATGTTTGCGATACTAACTGATGCGCAGCAAAAAACAGTTGCCGCAGCCAGGCATATCCTGAACACCACTTTTGATAACGGAACGGGTTATACACAGATAAGGGCATTGGCCATAGCGTATGGTGCCACAAAAGAGGGAAAATATAAGGCAGGAGCAGCAAAAGGGTTGCAGTACATCCTGTCGGCCCAATATAATAACGGCGGTTGGCCGCAATATTATCCGCTCGAAAATAATTACAGCCGGTGCATTACCTATAATGACGGCGCTATGGAAGGGATTATGCGCCTGCTGAAAGCGATCAATGATAATGACCCGCTCTATGCGTTTGTTGAAGGAAACCTGCGTGCACGGCTGGCAACGGCTTATGAGAAAGGGATCGATTGTATCCTTAAAACACAAATTGTTGACGGCGGGGTGTTAACCGGCTGGTGCCAGCAATACAATGAGGTAACGCTGCAGCCCGCCTGGGCGCGCAAGTTTGAGCCACCCAGTATCTGTAACGGGGAAAGCGTGGGCCTTACACTTTTTTTAATGAGCATCGATCATCCCGATCAGCGGGTGGTGCATGCCGTGCAAAACGCGGTGCAATGGTTTGAGGCGTCCAAAATATACAATACGCGGGTGCAAACGGTCCGGGCGGAAACAATGAATACGCCCTTCCGGGTTTCAAAAACGGATAGGGTTGTAGTTGTGGACAGCGCGGCGCCGCCCATCTGGACGCGTTATTATGAGTTAAAAACACACCGGCCGTTGTTTTGTAACCGGGATAGTAAAGTGGTGTACAGCCTTGCTGAAGTAGAGCGGGAGCGTCGCGATGGCTATGCCTGGTATACTTATGGGCCCCAAAAGGCATTGGAGCAATATCCTAAATGGCAAAGGAAATGGATGCCAGCGGAAGTTAAAAAGAAATAA
- a CDS encoding rhamnogalacturonan acetylesterase, producing MNKKIRTILIAIPLLSFLLPPKKIKIFLAGDSTMSVKETKAYPETGWGMPFVYFWDSTVQVVNLARNGRSTSSFRKEGLWDQIMKDCSAGDYVLIQFGHNDEVPTKKTYTTEAEFKNNLERFVAEVRAKKGQPVLITPVARRKFNAAGKIEGTHEVYSAIVRSVATALKVPLIDLDHQAQELYQQLGVENSKLLFNHLQPGEHPNYPGGKADDTHFNELGARKIAERVLADIRTLLPGLAEHIIKPVTKK from the coding sequence ATGAATAAAAAAATACGGACAATTCTTATCGCCATTCCGCTGTTGTCATTTTTATTGCCCCCTAAAAAGATAAAGATCTTCCTGGCAGGGGATTCAACAATGTCAGTAAAAGAAACAAAAGCCTACCCTGAAACGGGCTGGGGCATGCCCTTTGTATATTTCTGGGACAGCACGGTGCAGGTGGTGAATCTTGCCAGGAACGGACGGAGCACGTCCTCGTTCCGTAAAGAAGGCTTATGGGATCAGATCATGAAAGACTGCAGTGCGGGCGATTATGTGCTGATCCAGTTTGGGCATAATGATGAAGTGCCTACAAAAAAAACGTATACAACGGAGGCTGAATTTAAAAATAACCTGGAGCGATTTGTGGCTGAAGTGCGGGCAAAAAAAGGACAACCGGTTTTGATCACGCCTGTGGCCAGAAGAAAATTTAATGCGGCAGGGAAAATTGAGGGAACGCATGAAGTGTACTCGGCTATTGTGCGCAGCGTTGCCACTGCGTTAAAGGTGCCGCTGATAGACCTGGATCACCAGGCGCAGGAATTGTATCAGCAATTGGGAGTCGAAAATTCGAAGCTCCTGTTTAACCATTTGCAACCAGGCGAACATCCCAATTATCCCGGGGGGAAAGCGGATGATACGCACTTCAATGAACTGGGGGCCCGCAAAATTGCGGAACGGGTATTGGCAGATATTCGCACCCTGCTGCCGGGCCTGGCGGAGCACATCATAAAACCGGTAACGAAGAAATAG
- a CDS encoding glycoside hydrolase family 28 protein, which produces MKTGWCILSFLFSSFFFNQLYGQANFSAPELPHISGKKFSIKDFGAIANNSTDNTGVIQQAIDAADKAGGGTVIIPPGIYLCGPLQFKSSLNFRIDSGAVLRLLPMDRYPGGTKSGTDFISGSKLHDVAITGSGTIDGQGAPWWPAYKDKGVKRPRMIALQNCERLLIRGVTLMNAPMFHIAISGKATNNVTVDKVTVRAPASDDPLNPSHNTDACDVSGNKILIKDCDISTGDDNFTCGGGTSNVHIQNCKYGYGHGLSIGSYTKGGVSNFLIEDCSFTNTECGIRIKSDRDRGGVVQNLTYRNIKMENVGMPILIYGAYMAKEKEFRNLQKITPEIAAGYAREPLTDLTPVYKDITFENITATTQNGKRAGLIWGLPEAPASNIVFKKVTITASAPFGVFFANKVRFDDCALTTKEGLNKIATTNAAVVFESRKR; this is translated from the coding sequence ATGAAAACAGGCTGGTGTATCCTCTCTTTTCTTTTCAGTAGTTTCTTTTTTAACCAACTGTATGGCCAGGCAAATTTTTCAGCGCCGGAGCTGCCGCATATCTCCGGTAAAAAATTTAGTATAAAGGATTTTGGCGCAATTGCCAATAACAGTACAGATAATACCGGCGTAATACAACAGGCCATCGATGCGGCTGACAAAGCCGGCGGAGGAACGGTTATCATTCCGCCCGGCATTTATTTATGCGGTCCTTTGCAGTTTAAAAGTAGTCTCAATTTCCGGATTGATTCAGGCGCCGTACTTCGGTTATTGCCTATGGACAGGTACCCTGGCGGCACTAAATCAGGAACGGATTTTATCAGCGGTTCAAAGCTGCACGATGTGGCCATCACCGGCAGCGGCACTATCGATGGGCAGGGCGCTCCGTGGTGGCCGGCCTATAAAGATAAAGGCGTAAAACGTCCCCGGATGATCGCCCTGCAAAATTGTGAGCGGTTATTGATCCGGGGGGTAACCCTTATGAATGCGCCCATGTTTCATATTGCGATCAGCGGAAAAGCTACGAATAATGTTACCGTAGATAAAGTAACGGTTCGGGCACCGGCTTCAGACGATCCGCTGAACCCAAGCCATAATACAGATGCATGTGATGTGTCAGGAAATAAAATACTGATCAAAGATTGCGATATCAGTACCGGGGATGATAACTTCACCTGTGGTGGCGGCACCTCCAACGTGCATATTCAAAATTGTAAATATGGCTATGGTCATGGATTGTCGATAGGCAGTTATACCAAAGGCGGCGTTAGTAATTTTTTGATCGAGGATTGCAGCTTCACCAATACCGAATGCGGCATCCGCATAAAATCGGACCGCGACCGCGGCGGCGTGGTGCAAAACCTTACTTACCGGAATATTAAAATGGAGAATGTGGGGATGCCTATATTGATATACGGCGCTTATATGGCAAAGGAAAAGGAATTCAGGAACCTGCAAAAGATCACACCCGAAATAGCGGCTGGTTATGCCAGGGAACCATTGACGGATTTAACACCCGTATATAAGGATATTACCTTCGAGAATATAACCGCCACCACGCAAAACGGAAAACGTGCGGGGCTCATTTGGGGACTGCCGGAAGCGCCCGCATCCAATATTGTTTTTAAGAAGGTGACCATCACGGCAAGCGCCCCGTTTGGTGTTTTCTTTGCAAACAAGGTGCGGTTTGATGACTGTGCGCTCACCACCAAAGAAGGATTAAACAAAATAGCCACTACCAACGCGGCCGTGGTATTCGAGAGCAGAAAGAGATAA
- a CDS encoding DUF4957 domain-containing protein has product MRERSFIKYVLISTAFAAILVASCNKEWKPELAGDAPRLFRPVIKGSLAALGNYIDVAWQQSKETNKYKVELSIDSFKTVANTLDVTDTTAATIDSLLWEQLYEVRVTALHPTDPSKDSRPADFGQIKTPRFPTIVETPASSDVGWTSILFKWRNEGDPVTTVKVINPDNKSVISTVTLSATDISNAYLLIDGLKPATSYTVELYSGTKFRGGNNYTTKEQLSGIILDLQRVDPATVNLGSIVDTVAAGTTIILKRGATYELPSALTFSKSLGIMSGSDPLVSAKAKIGITGISNFNIAANANIAKLAFTDLELYSNDAAGKYLFNPSGTTVNIDELLFDNCIIRDVRGVGRFRGAIVVGKYTIENSIVYNIGGYGVMTVDDATAAVNNFTFNNSTIYNADKFVVSKNNSPGKIIISNSTFYNAVLAGAYIVDYNGTTLYPKSGIEFNNVILGRAKGSTATPPAYDIYGFRVNTATVILSSGNYTTSDFVWKTSTSAMTPSYTPYTKTSADIFTAPDAANFLIKDNGFPGKQTSGDPRWRQ; this is encoded by the coding sequence ATGAGAGAAAGATCATTTATTAAATATGTATTGATTTCTACAGCATTCGCCGCAATACTGGTGGCTTCCTGCAATAAAGAATGGAAACCCGAGCTGGCGGGGGACGCCCCCCGGCTGTTCAGGCCTGTTATAAAAGGCAGCCTGGCGGCTCTTGGAAATTATATTGATGTGGCCTGGCAGCAAAGCAAGGAAACAAATAAATACAAGGTAGAGTTAAGTATTGATTCATTTAAGACCGTTGCCAATACTTTAGACGTTACAGATACTACGGCGGCAACGATCGACAGTCTTTTATGGGAACAGCTTTACGAGGTTCGGGTAACAGCCCTGCATCCGACAGATCCTTCCAAAGATTCGCGCCCGGCCGATTTTGGGCAGATCAAAACACCCCGGTTTCCAACAATTGTGGAAACCCCGGCTTCTTCCGATGTGGGCTGGACCAGTATTTTATTTAAATGGAGGAACGAAGGAGACCCGGTAACCACCGTAAAAGTGATCAACCCGGATAATAAGAGCGTTATTAGCACCGTAACATTGTCCGCAACGGATATATCCAACGCGTATCTGTTAATTGATGGATTGAAGCCGGCGACTTCTTATACGGTTGAATTGTATAGCGGAACCAAATTCAGAGGCGGCAACAATTACACAACCAAAGAGCAGCTATCCGGAATAATCCTGGATCTGCAGCGCGTGGATCCGGCTACCGTTAATTTAGGTTCAATTGTGGATACGGTAGCTGCCGGCACTACCATTATTCTGAAAAGGGGCGCCACCTATGAGCTGCCTTCGGCGCTGACGTTTTCAAAATCGCTGGGTATAATGAGCGGATCAGATCCGTTGGTTTCAGCCAAAGCTAAGATTGGAATTACGGGGATCAGCAATTTTAATATAGCAGCGAATGCAAATATTGCAAAGCTGGCATTTACCGACCTGGAACTATATTCAAACGATGCGGCGGGAAAATACCTCTTTAACCCAAGCGGCACAACCGTTAATATTGATGAATTGCTGTTTGATAACTGTATTATTCGCGATGTACGCGGGGTAGGGCGTTTCAGAGGGGCAATTGTAGTTGGCAAGTATACGATTGAGAATTCAATAGTTTACAATATTGGCGGTTACGGTGTAATGACGGTAGATGATGCCACTGCAGCCGTAAACAACTTTACTTTCAATAATTCAACGATCTATAATGCAGATAAATTTGTTGTCAGTAAAAATAATTCCCCGGGAAAAATAATTATAAGTAACAGCACTTTCTATAATGCAGTATTAGCAGGCGCATATATTGTAGATTATAATGGCACAACCCTTTACCCGAAAAGTGGTATCGAATTCAATAATGTTATTTTGGGAAGGGCAAAAGGCAGTACGGCAACACCTCCCGCTTATGATATTTACGGATTCCGTGTTAATACCGCTACGGTTATTTTGTCTTCAGGAAATTATACCACATCCGATTTTGTGTGGAAAACGAGTACATCGGCCATGACGCCCAGCTACACTCCTTATACTAAAACAAGCGCAGATATTTTTACTGCCCCGGATGCGGCAAATTTTCTTATAAAGGATAACGGTTTTCCCGGTAAACAAACTTCCGGAGATCCGCGCTGGAGGCAATAA
- a CDS encoding RagB/SusD family nutrient uptake outer membrane protein has product MNNKLLIYTLAVFCIATAASSCKKFLDTDSPSNFTQEYIYANPQEAVKGVYASYALFNQDAFTSRLSDSFIPNTDVEVGGVGAAPDNSRRDIWAMETTDANGDLSTVWGNGYNAINKANIAIEGIGQSPMANDPDMKQLLGEAKALRALWYYWLINYWGDIPFRIVPSRGGDDSKIYLPRTGRDSILTYLIKDLIGVEGGMKPAAELPFGVERISREFVQGLIARLALCRGGYWLYPDMVMRRKDDYKEYYQIARDYAYKVVHDWGRTLNPSFAAVFDNESKWVVDSKSDILYEVAFPQGFGDVGWNIGVAVDAGDHVYGSGSTYKPLNPAYAYSFDTLDTRLTKIVSFVKYDKTLTQTPIAVTALGIGNWSRLLIPAPSGPTSAKGTGINWPIMRLSDVMLMLAEAENELNGGPTGEAIEMLKTVRKRAFNSAYWPEKVDAYVAGVSTGKDAFFNALVNERAWELGGECIRHYDLIRWNLFGKKIAETKRQLAQMGENTFNGAGPYDYLPDYLYYRVRADKTIEWYGGIFRKVAAPPPLKDSPAKGDNPNGYTRVTWMRGLYNATTAGPADYILRSWRGYKDDAGNAPVPYILPLHSSTVSDSRGMLKNEGYNF; this is encoded by the coding sequence ATGAACAATAAATTACTCATATATACGCTGGCAGTTTTTTGTATTGCCACTGCAGCCAGCTCCTGCAAGAAATTTTTAGATACAGATTCACCTTCGAATTTTACCCAGGAATATATTTATGCCAACCCACAGGAGGCCGTAAAAGGAGTGTATGCAAGCTATGCCTTGTTTAACCAGGATGCCTTCACTTCCCGTTTGTCCGATTCATTTATACCCAATACGGATGTGGAAGTAGGCGGTGTGGGCGCCGCTCCGGATAATTCCCGCCGGGATATCTGGGCGATGGAAACCACCGATGCCAACGGGGATTTGTCAACCGTTTGGGGAAACGGGTATAATGCCATTAACAAAGCAAATATTGCAATTGAAGGGATCGGGCAATCGCCCATGGCTAATGACCCCGATATGAAACAGTTGCTGGGAGAAGCCAAAGCGCTGCGGGCACTATGGTATTACTGGCTGATAAATTATTGGGGCGATATTCCTTTTCGTATAGTACCCAGCCGTGGCGGAGACGATTCAAAGATCTATTTACCCCGTACCGGCCGGGATTCTATTTTAACCTATTTGATCAAAGATCTGATCGGTGTGGAAGGCGGAATGAAGCCGGCGGCAGAATTGCCTTTTGGTGTGGAGCGGATCAGCCGGGAATTTGTTCAGGGCCTTATTGCCCGTTTGGCGTTGTGCCGCGGAGGTTACTGGTTGTACCCCGATATGGTCATGCGCAGAAAAGATGATTATAAAGAATATTATCAGATTGCCCGCGATTATGCCTACAAAGTGGTGCATGATTGGGGCCGTACCCTGAATCCATCCTTTGCTGCGGTGTTTGACAATGAGAGCAAATGGGTGGTGGATAGTAAGTCCGATATATTATATGAAGTGGCCTTTCCGCAAGGGTTTGGAGATGTGGGCTGGAATATAGGGGTAGCGGTGGATGCCGGCGACCATGTTTACGGGTCGGGGTCCACTTATAAACCGTTGAACCCGGCCTATGCGTATAGCTTTGATACGCTGGATACCCGGCTGACCAAAATAGTATCCTTTGTTAAATATGATAAAACATTGACTCAGACGCCTATTGCTGTTACTGCCCTGGGAATAGGAAACTGGAGCCGGCTTTTAATACCCGCCCCTTCGGGCCCTACATCAGCAAAAGGCACCGGGATCAACTGGCCCATTATGCGTCTGTCTGATGTAATGCTGATGCTGGCGGAAGCCGAGAACGAATTGAACGGCGGCCCAACCGGTGAAGCTATTGAAATGCTGAAGACGGTGCGTAAAAGGGCTTTTAACAGTGCCTACTGGCCGGAAAAAGTTGATGCTTATGTGGCGGGCGTTTCTACTGGCAAAGATGCTTTCTTTAATGCACTGGTCAATGAAAGAGCCTGGGAGCTTGGCGGGGAATGTATTCGCCATTATGACCTCATCCGCTGGAATCTTTTTGGTAAGAAGATTGCAGAAACGAAACGGCAACTGGCACAGATGGGAGAGAATACTTTTAACGGGGCCGGCCCCTATGATTATTTGCCCGATTACCTTTATTACCGGGTAAGGGCCGATAAAACCATTGAATGGTATGGGGGTATTTTTAGAAAGGTTGCTGCACCGCCCCCTTTAAAGGATAGCCCGGCTAAAGGGGATAACCCCAATGGCTATACCCGCGTTACCTGGATGCGGGGGTTGTATAATGCCACAACCGCCGGTCCTGCCGACTATATCCTGCGGTCCTGGAGAGGCTATAAGGATGATGCCGGCAATGCCCCTGTACCCTATATCCTGCCGCTGCACAGCTCCACGGTCAGTGATAGCAGAGGAATGTTGAAAAATGAAGGTTATAACTTCTAA